In Desulfomicrobium escambiense DSM 10707, one genomic interval encodes:
- a CDS encoding Lon protease family protein, giving the protein MSESLRLTPEELRWTLDTSTLPFATTDELEPLDEILGQDRGVEALRFGIGVRRPGYNILVTGAPGSGRMDAVKKVLAMAVEGGNVPGDLCYLNNFKDPEAPILVRLGQGQGARLKKSMQALVDELRKEVPKLFESPEYLARKNEINEAYEKKTASFFMNLEKQVKEAGFALVTFQGRQGQPPEVMPVVDGEPTPVLKLEQMVEKGRFPRDEFERIKAKHSEIKSEIDSIFLQIRQLQKEIQEKNRQADKAMFSNLADDLIAPLREDFACEELNEYFRHMIDNMVENIAIFFAQEQPPHMPVGDPFEQYTVNVMVDNSEQQGPPVIIEEYPTYRNLFGSIERIVDRSGVWRTDFSRIKAGSFVRANGGYLVLNLLDAIMEPGVWQSLKRALKSRKMEIQTYDPFYLFTTSSMKPEPIEMDIKVIVLADTYMYHLLQHYDDDVPKIFKVRADFDTTMDNTGEAVSQFARFVRARCTEHGLRPFDRTAVAALVEEAVRMGGRQEKMAATFPKLTDLLMEAEYFAQQDGRDTVMGDDVARAVEARIHRSSLIEEKIQDMIDRGSIMIDTDGAKAGQINGLAVYSMGDIMFGKPSRITVATSMGKAGIINIEREADLSGSTHNKGVLILGGYLRKMFAQDKPLAMSASIAFEQSYSGVDGDSASSTEMYALLSSLSGVPIKQGVAVTGSVNQNGEVQAIGGVNHKIEGFFACCKARGLTGAQGVIIPRANVKDLMLKPEVVDAVRGGTFHIWSVDTIEQGIEILTGKKAGARRKDGTYPKGSIYALADERLKSLAEGMVRFGKDENNTKDND; this is encoded by the coding sequence ATGAGTGAATCGTTACGACTGACTCCCGAGGAATTGCGGTGGACCCTCGACACTTCCACCCTGCCTTTCGCCACCACGGACGAACTCGAGCCCCTGGACGAGATCCTCGGCCAGGACCGGGGCGTGGAAGCCCTGCGCTTCGGCATCGGGGTGCGCCGTCCGGGCTACAACATTCTGGTCACTGGCGCTCCGGGCTCCGGCCGCATGGACGCCGTGAAGAAGGTCCTGGCCATGGCCGTGGAGGGTGGCAATGTCCCCGGCGACCTGTGCTACCTGAACAACTTCAAGGACCCCGAAGCCCCCATCCTGGTGCGCCTGGGCCAGGGGCAGGGCGCGCGTCTGAAGAAGAGCATGCAGGCGCTGGTGGACGAACTCCGGAAGGAGGTTCCCAAGCTCTTCGAGAGCCCGGAATATCTCGCCCGCAAGAACGAGATCAACGAGGCCTACGAAAAAAAGACCGCGAGCTTCTTCATGAATCTCGAAAAACAGGTCAAGGAGGCCGGCTTCGCCTTGGTCACCTTCCAGGGGCGTCAGGGCCAGCCGCCCGAGGTCATGCCCGTCGTCGACGGGGAGCCGACCCCGGTCCTCAAGCTCGAACAGATGGTCGAGAAGGGCCGCTTCCCCCGCGACGAGTTCGAGCGCATCAAGGCCAAGCATTCCGAGATCAAGAGCGAGATCGACTCCATCTTTCTCCAGATTCGGCAGTTGCAGAAGGAGATCCAGGAGAAGAACCGGCAGGCCGACAAGGCCATGTTCTCGAACCTGGCCGACGATCTCATCGCCCCCTTGCGCGAGGATTTCGCCTGCGAGGAGCTGAACGAGTATTTCCGGCACATGATCGACAACATGGTCGAGAACATCGCCATCTTCTTCGCCCAGGAACAGCCCCCGCACATGCCCGTGGGCGACCCCTTCGAGCAGTACACGGTCAACGTGATGGTGGACAACTCCGAGCAGCAGGGGCCACCGGTCATCATCGAGGAATACCCGACCTACCGCAACCTGTTCGGCAGCATCGAGCGCATCGTGGACCGCAGCGGCGTCTGGCGCACGGACTTCTCGCGCATCAAGGCCGGCTCCTTCGTGCGCGCCAACGGCGGCTATCTGGTCCTGAACCTCCTGGACGCCATCATGGAACCGGGCGTCTGGCAGTCCCTCAAGCGGGCCCTGAAGAGCCGCAAGATGGAGATCCAGACCTACGACCCCTTCTATCTGTTCACCACCTCTTCCATGAAGCCTGAGCCCATCGAGATGGACATCAAGGTCATCGTCCTGGCCGACACGTACATGTACCATCTGCTGCAGCACTACGACGATGACGTGCCCAAGATATTCAAGGTCCGGGCGGACTTCGACACGACCATGGACAACACCGGCGAGGCCGTGAGCCAGTTCGCCCGCTTCGTCCGCGCCCGCTGCACCGAACACGGCCTGCGCCCCTTCGACCGCACGGCCGTGGCGGCCCTGGTGGAGGAGGCCGTGCGCATGGGCGGGCGGCAGGAGAAGATGGCCGCCACCTTCCCCAAGCTGACGGACCTGCTCATGGAGGCCGAGTATTTCGCACAACAGGACGGCCGGGACACGGTCATGGGTGACGACGTGGCCCGCGCCGTCGAGGCCCGCATCCATCGTTCCAGCCTCATCGAGGAAAAGATTCAGGACATGATCGACCGCGGGTCCATCATGATCGACACGGACGGCGCCAAGGCCGGCCAGATCAACGGCCTGGCCGTGTACAGCATGGGCGACATCATGTTCGGCAAGCCCAGCCGCATCACCGTGGCCACGTCCATGGGCAAGGCAGGCATCATCAACATCGAGCGCGAGGCCGACCTGTCGGGCAGCACCCACAACAAGGGCGTGCTCATCCTCGGCGGCTACCTGCGCAAGATGTTCGCCCAGGACAAGCCCCTGGCCATGAGCGCGTCCATCGCCTTCGAGCAGAGCTATTCCGGGGTCGACGGCGACAGCGCCTCGTCCACGGAGATGTACGCCCTGCTGTCGAGTCTTTCGGGCGTGCCCATCAAGCAGGGCGTCGCAGTGACGGGCTCCGTCAACCAGAACGGCGAGGTGCAGGCCATCGGCGGGGTCAACCACAAGATCGAGGGCTTCTTCGCCTGCTGCAAGGCGCGCGGACTGACCGGCGCGCAGGGCGTCATCATCCCCAGGGCCAACGTCAAGGACCTCATGCTCAAGCCCGAGGTCGTGGACGCCGTGCGCGGGGGGACGTTCCACATCTGGTCCGTGGACACCATCGAGCAGGGCATCGAGATTCTGACCGGCAAGAAGGCCGGTGCGCGCAGGAAGGACGGCACGTACCCCAAGGGCAGCATCTACGCCCTGGCGGACGAGCGCCTGAAGAGCCTGGCCGAGGGCATGGTCCGGTTCGGCAAGGACGAGAACAACACGAAGGACAATGATTGA
- the trxB gene encoding thioredoxin-disulfide reductase, with product MEKNMYDLVIVGGGPAGLSAGIYAMRAAMNAVLVEKGMPGGQVALTKDVENYPGIEEVGGFELCEKFLNHAKRYNLEIRENEVARVEPGVDFHEVVLTDGTRLDTHAVILAAGGSARKLGVPGEMEQYGKGVSYCATCDGFFFRGKTVVVVGGGDTALEDALYLSKICKKVYLVHRREEFRGSRILQQRVFAEPRITLVLSSVLTNIAGNDQGVTGVTVQHVESGETRDIDTDGVFIFVGFRPNNMLVPAGVKMNAAGYVVTDEKCETSLPGIFAVGDLRQKYANQIVLAAADGCVAALAAAHFVEARKAQAGRK from the coding sequence TTGGAAAAGAACATGTACGATCTGGTCATTGTGGGCGGGGGGCCTGCTGGTCTCTCGGCGGGCATCTACGCCATGCGCGCGGCCATGAACGCCGTGCTGGTCGAGAAGGGCATGCCCGGCGGGCAGGTCGCCCTGACCAAGGACGTGGAGAACTACCCCGGCATCGAGGAGGTCGGGGGCTTCGAGCTGTGCGAGAAGTTCCTGAACCACGCCAAACGCTACAATCTGGAGATTCGGGAGAACGAGGTGGCCCGGGTGGAGCCCGGCGTTGACTTCCACGAGGTGGTGCTGACCGACGGCACCCGGCTGGACACCCATGCCGTGATCCTGGCCGCCGGCGGCTCGGCCCGCAAGCTGGGCGTGCCCGGCGAGATGGAGCAGTACGGCAAGGGCGTGTCCTATTGCGCGACGTGCGACGGGTTCTTCTTCCGCGGCAAGACCGTCGTCGTGGTCGGCGGCGGCGACACAGCCCTGGAGGATGCCCTGTATCTCTCCAAGATCTGCAAAAAGGTCTATCTCGTGCACCGGCGGGAAGAGTTCCGCGGCAGCCGCATCCTTCAGCAGCGCGTCTTCGCCGAGCCTCGCATCACCCTGGTCCTGAGCTCCGTGCTGACGAACATCGCCGGCAACGACCAGGGCGTGACCGGCGTGACCGTCCAGCACGTCGAGAGCGGCGAAACCCGCGACATCGACACCGACGGCGTGTTCATCTTCGTCGGGTTCAGGCCGAACAACATGCTTGTGCCGGCCGGAGTGAAGATGAACGCGGCGGGATACGTCGTCACCGACGAGAAGTGCGAAACGAGTCTGCCCGGCATCTTCGCCGTGGGCGACCTGCGGCAGAAATACGCCAACCAGATCGTCCTGGCTGCGGCCGACGGCTGTGTCGCGGCCCTGGCCGCGGCGCACTTCGTGGAGGCCCGCAAGGCCCAGGCCGGCCGCAAGTAG